One window of Vicia villosa cultivar HV-30 ecotype Madison, WI unplaced genomic scaffold, Vvil1.0 ctg.000893F_1_1, whole genome shotgun sequence genomic DNA carries:
- the LOC131631987 gene encoding mavicyanin-like, which produces MKMGGGTILSVVFVVALAAMSMTMDVEAVGEVDHVVGGDHGWDPTSDILYWSSDRIFRVGDQIWFTYSAAQGLIAELKSKEEYESCNMSNPIMMYTEGLHTVPLDKEGMRYFVSTDSQNCKNGLKLHVEVQPKESDSRALPVTQTVVADGPAAPSGSARYGYNVILSLLSMLSCVFVVLAY; this is translated from the exons ATGAAAATGGGAGGAGGAACTATTCTCAGTGTGGTTTTTGTTGTGGCACTGGCAGCTATGTCTATGACCATGGATGTGGAAGCAGTTGGTGAGGTGGACCATGTCGTAGGAGGAGATCACGGTTGGGATCCCACCTCCGACATCCTATATTGGTCTTCCGACAGAATCTTCCGGGTCGGAGACCAAATCT GGTTTACATACTCTGCGGCACAGGGATTAATTGCGGAGTTGAAAAGCAAAGAAGAATACGAATCGTGTAACATGAGCAACCCTATCATGATGTACACGGAAGGTTTGCATACAGTCCCACTTGACAAGGAAGGAATGAGATACTTCGTGAGTACTGATTCTCAGAACTGTAAGAATGGGCTTAAGCTTCATGTTGAGGTTCAGCCCAAGGAGTCAGACTCACGGGCTTTGCCCGTGACTCAAACTGTTGTGGCTGATGGGCCGGCTGCTCCTTCTGGTTCGGCCCGTTATGGTTACAATGtgattctttctcttctttcaatGTTGTCATGTGTTTTTGTGGTGCTTGCTTATTGA